From the Pomacea canaliculata isolate SZHN2017 linkage group LG4, ASM307304v1, whole genome shotgun sequence genome, one window contains:
- the LOC112562075 gene encoding uncharacterized protein LOC112562075 isoform X1 produces MSSHPKGDPSLAPNLSSQRSTIEGHLPGCSSDMPFSLYDTGDEAEEQRTSSTAQEQKETGYSTNLFKAVKKGVIAALMGSASSITDSDYTKSAATSTTGLPTARISATTSTPAASVSEALGFYRMEEEVGRETRNIEFKAAYTTLRERGNGLFDLVGKYVCGFLNSTEGGTLYFGVDDSGKVRGSLCSRGEEDKVRQIIDQSIRTIEPSVFPTSYRVHFCPVMEETGYLSDNLQVLEIEVYPTKSQGRLYDFKGHIYMRRDGSLQGPLKGREVQEWIRTYMETVTAAEHAGEPVGKQLHVLNMLLAAEQDKNKVLMQQVAAEREKNEALTKQLERLSQY; encoded by the exons ATGTCGTCTCATCCTAAAGGTGACCCCTCGCTAGCACCAAACTTGTCATCTCAGCGTTCTACCATAGAAGGTCATTTGCCAGGCTGCTCTTCTGATATGCCATTCTCACTGTATGACACTGG GGATGAAGCAGAAGAACAACGTACAAGCTCTACAGCACAAGAGCAAAAAGAAACTGGTTACAGCACAAATTTATTCAAGGCTGTGAAGAAGGGAGTGATAGCTGCACTTATGGGATCGGCTTCATCAATTACAGATTCTGACTACACCAAAAGTGCAGCCACTTCGACAACAG GTCTTCCAACTGCACGAATCTCAGCAACAACATCTACTCCTGCAGCGTCGGTGAGTGAAGCATTGGGTTTCTATCGAATGGAAGAGGAAGTAGGACGTGAAACCCGAAACATAGAATTTAAGGCAGCATACACAACCTTGAGAGAACGTGGCAATGGGCTGTTTGATCTTGTGGGCAAGTACGTGTGTGGCTTCCTCAACAGCACAGAAGGTGGAACACTCTACTTTGGTGTTGATGACTCTG GAAAGGTAAGGGGCAGCCTTTGTTCACGCGGTGAGGAAGACAAAGTGCGTCAGATTATCGACCAGTCAATCAGGACCATTGAGCCAAGTGTCTTCCCAACTTCCTACAGAGTGCACTTCTGTCCTGTCATGGAGGAGACTGGATATCTCTCAG ACAATCTTCAGGTGCTGGAGATTGAGGTTTATCCAACAAAGTCTCAAGGACGTCTTTATGATTTCAAAGGACATATCTATATGAGGCGGGATGGTAGTCTGCAGGGTCCTTTGAAGGGACGGGAAGTGCAAGAGTGGATAAGGACG TATATGGAAACAGTAACAGCTGCTGAACATGCCGGGGAGCCGGTGGGCAAGCAGCTGCATGTGCTGAACATGCTACTTGCTGCTGAGCAGGACAAGAATAAAGTTTTGATGCAGCAAGTTGCTGCTgaacgagaaaaaaatgaagctctGACCAAGCAATTGGAACGACTCTCACAGTACTAG
- the LOC112562075 gene encoding uncharacterized protein LOC112562075 isoform X2, which produces MSSHPKGDPSLAPNLSSQRSTIEGHLPGCSSDMPFSLYDTGDEAEEQRTSSTAQEQKETGYSTNLFKAVKKGVIAALMGSASSITDSDYTKSAATSTTGLPTARISATTSTPAASVSEALGFYRMEEEVGRETRNIEFKAAYTTLRERGNGLFDLVGKYVCGFLNSTEGGTLYFGVDDSGKVRGSLCSRGEEDKVRQIIDQSIRTIEPSVFPTSYRVHFCPVMEETGYLSDNLQVLEIEVYPTKSQGRLYDFKGHIYMRRDGSLQGPLKGREVQEWIRTIAYCAHAIWKLSHSSAQMLENCLPVYHLLETTHHSKVRKQDLVGCLSSLLSQWYACFLH; this is translated from the exons ATGTCGTCTCATCCTAAAGGTGACCCCTCGCTAGCACCAAACTTGTCATCTCAGCGTTCTACCATAGAAGGTCATTTGCCAGGCTGCTCTTCTGATATGCCATTCTCACTGTATGACACTGG GGATGAAGCAGAAGAACAACGTACAAGCTCTACAGCACAAGAGCAAAAAGAAACTGGTTACAGCACAAATTTATTCAAGGCTGTGAAGAAGGGAGTGATAGCTGCACTTATGGGATCGGCTTCATCAATTACAGATTCTGACTACACCAAAAGTGCAGCCACTTCGACAACAG GTCTTCCAACTGCACGAATCTCAGCAACAACATCTACTCCTGCAGCGTCGGTGAGTGAAGCATTGGGTTTCTATCGAATGGAAGAGGAAGTAGGACGTGAAACCCGAAACATAGAATTTAAGGCAGCATACACAACCTTGAGAGAACGTGGCAATGGGCTGTTTGATCTTGTGGGCAAGTACGTGTGTGGCTTCCTCAACAGCACAGAAGGTGGAACACTCTACTTTGGTGTTGATGACTCTG GAAAGGTAAGGGGCAGCCTTTGTTCACGCGGTGAGGAAGACAAAGTGCGTCAGATTATCGACCAGTCAATCAGGACCATTGAGCCAAGTGTCTTCCCAACTTCCTACAGAGTGCACTTCTGTCCTGTCATGGAGGAGACTGGATATCTCTCAG ACAATCTTCAGGTGCTGGAGATTGAGGTTTATCCAACAAAGTCTCAAGGACGTCTTTATGATTTCAAAGGACATATCTATATGAGGCGGGATGGTAGTCTGCAGGGTCCTTTGAAGGGACGGGAAGTGCAAGAGTGGATAAGGACG ATTGCATATTGTGCACATGCCATCTGGAAATTATCCCATAGCTCTGCACAGATGCTTGAAAATTGTCTTCCTGTGT acCACCTGCTTGAAACGACACATCACAGCAAGGTCAGAAAGCAAGATCTTGTTGGTTGCCTGTCTTCTTTACTAAGTCAGTGGTATGCCTGCTTCCTCCACTGA